A segment of the Pseudomonas serboccidentalis genome:
GCCAACGGGCGGACAGCCAGCGGTGGTTCTCGAGCAACTGAAACAGTACCGCGTCGAGATGGAGTTCTGGTTCGCCAGTCACAAGGTCGATGTTCTTAAACTCGATGAATGGGTGCGTCAGTACACCCACAACGGCGTGGCGCGGGTGGCCGCCGAGCCTGTGCAACTCAACGGCATGTTCAAAGGCTTTATCGACCTGACCTTCGAACATGAGGGTCGCTACTACGTGGCCGATTACAAATCCAACTGGCTGGGCGTCGATGATGCGGCCTATACCGAGCAAGCCATGGAGCGCTCGATCCTCGACAACCGTTACGACCTTCAATACGTGCTGTACCTGTTGGCGTTGCATCGGCAACTGAAGGCGCGGCTGACTGACTACGATTACGATCGGCATGTCGGCGGCGCGTTGTATGTGTTCCTGCGGGGGACCCGGGCAGACAGTCGTGGCGTGTATTTCGCGCGTCCGCCACGTGAACTGATCGAACGTCTGGATCGCCTGTTCCAGGGCAAACCGGATCCCAAGGCCGAACCCGCATGGGAACAGGGAGTCCTGCTATGAACCGTACCTTCGCCGACCTGTCATCGGGTATCGACAACCCATCGAGCCTGGCGCCGCTGACGAGTGCCTCAGATCTGCTGCTATTGCTTGATCGCTGGGTCGAGCGAGGCTGGCTTCGCTCGCTGGACAAGGCCTTCGTCGGCTTTCTGCACGAACTCGCGCCCGAGTCCGATCCGCTGGTGCTGCTCGCAGCCGCACTGACCAGCCACCAACTGGGGCACGGGCATGTCTGCCTGGATCTTTTCGAAACCCTCAAGGCACCGGATTTCGCTCTGTCTCTGCCACCCGAAGGCGATGTGCAGAGTGGCGTCTTGCTGCTGCCGTCGCAGTTGCTTGAAACGCTGGACGGCGCCCATTGGTGCAAGGCGTTGGCAAGCAGCTCTCTGGTTGCGCTGGCAGCAGACAACCGCGATGCGGCGCACCAGCGGCCGTTGGTGCTGTCCGGCAAGCGCCTGTATCTGCGGCGATACTGGGCGTATGAGCGTCGCATCGATGTTGCGTTGCGCACACGTCTGGCTCAAGGTGAAACGCCGCCCGATGACCTGCCCCAGCGTCTCGATGAATTGTTCGGCCCCGCCAGGCCAGGTGCAGTGATCGACTGGCAGAAACTCGCCTGCGCCCTTGCCACTCGCGGAGCCTTCAGCATCATCACGGGTGGCCCGGGGACTGGCAAGACCACCACGGTGGTGCGCCTGCTCGCGCTGCTCCAGGCGCCGGCGGTGGAGGCCGGTCAGCCGTTGCGCATTCGTCTGGCGGCGCCGACTGGCAAGGCGGCGGCGCGTTTGACCGAGTCCATCAGCCAGCAAGTGCAGTCGCTTAAAGTCGCTGAAACCGTGCGCGAGAAGATCCCCTGCGACGTGACCACCGTCCATCGCTTGCTGGGCAGTCGTCCCGGCACCCGGCACTTCCGTCACCATGCCGGTAACCGTTTGCCGCTGGATGTGTTGGTGGTCGATGAAGCCTCCATGATCGACCTGGAGATGATGGCCAACCTGCTTGATGCGTTGCCGCCGCATGCGCGTCTGGTGCTGCTCGGCGACAAGGATCAACTCGCTTCCGTGGAGGCCGGGGCGGTGCTGGGCGATCTGTGCCGCGATGCCGAGGCTGGTTGGTATAACCCGCAGACTCGGCAATGGCTGGAATCGGTCAGTGGTGAGTCCTTGCAGGACAGTGGTCTGCACGAAGACAGTGACGGCTCCCATCCGCTGGCCCAGCAACTGGTGATGCTGCGCCATTCGCGGCGCTTCGGTGAAGGCAGCGGCATCGGTCAGCTTGCGCGTCGGGTCAATCAGCAGTTGCCGGAGGAGGCGCGGCAGTTGCTGACGGCCGGTCACTATGACGATGTGTTTTCACTGCCGCTCAAAGGCGAACACGATCACCCGTTCGAGCGGCTGCTGCTCGAAGGCCATGGCGAGGGTCCGCAGGGCTATCGCCACTATCTGAATGTGCTGCGCCAACAACGCCCGCCGGCGGGCAGACCGCTGGAGCATCCGGACTGGATCAACTGGGCACGGAATGTGTTGCAGGCGTTCGATACCTTCCAGCTGTTATGCGCTGTGCGCAAGGGGCCTTGGGGCGTTGAAGGGCTGAATCTGCGGATCACCGAAGCCTTGCTCAAAGCGCGCCTGATCGAGCATGACCAGCAATGGTACGAAGGCCGGCCGGTGTTGATGACTCGCAACGACTACGGTCTGGGTCTGATGAACGGCGATATCGGCATCGCCCTCAAGTTGCCCGAGCGCGAGGGTCCGGACGCCGGCAAACCGGTGTTGCGCGTTGCCTTTCCGCGTAACGATGGTCAGGGCGGTGTGCGTTTCGTACTGCCGAGCCGTCTCAACGATGTGGAAACGGTGTACGCGATGACGGTGCACAAATCCCAAGGCTCGGAGTTCGCCCACACCGCGTTGATCCTCCCGGATGCCTTGAATCCGGTGTTGACCAAGGAATTGATCTATACCGGTATTACTCGGGCCAAGCACTGGTTCACCTTGATTGAACCGCGGGCCGGAGTGTTTGAAGAGGCGGTGCAGCGCAAGGTCAAGCGCCTGAGCGGACTGATGTTGGAACTTGAAGAGGCTCAGGGATGAAAAGACCGGCGGTTGGCGCCGATTACTGACCAGCCGGTCAGAAGGCGCTGTCTCGCTGGTGTTACTCCGCTGTGCTATCGTTGCGGCATCATTTCGGTACGATCCAAGAGTATCCCTGCATGAAGGTGGCTGTCTGGGCGACAGAGCGCGTGGTTCGCTGCACGTACGCATTGCTGGTCGGTCTGCTCTGTTTGCTGACGGGCGTTGCTAGTGCGCAGCCACAAACAGTGGCGGGCATGGCCGAGCAACGCGCCCAGTCTGTGACGCAGGTCGTGTTGGGCATCCTCAGTTACGCGCGCTGGCCGGTCGAACCTGCGCAGTTGCACCTGTGTATCGTCGGCCCCACCGAATACACCGATGACCTGGTCAAAGGCACCACGCAAGCGACGGGGCGGCCGGTCGCCGTACGTCGGCTGCTGGCTGACAACCCGGCGATCGTCAGCGAATGCGACGCGGTGTACATCGGCAAGCTCACGGCGGATGAACGCAGTCGGCTCTTCGCGTCGTTGATCGGCCATCCGGTGCTGAGCATCAGCGAAGGTGGCGACCAGTGCACGGTCGGTAGCCTGTTCTGCCTGCGGGTCGGCGATGATCAGGTGTCCTTCGAGGTCAACCTCGACTCTGTCGCCCGCAGCGGTGTACGCATTCACCCGAGCGTACTGCAGTTGTCGCGCCGCAAACCGGCGGCACCATGAAACTGTTCCGTTCCAGGATCCGCCCGACGCTGGGCTCGGTCATCGGCCGTGGACATTTGATAGTCGCGCTGGTGGCTGTGACGATGGCCAGCGTGTCGCTGACCCTGCTGGGCGTTCTGGCGCTGCGGGTTTACGCCGATCACAACCTGCAGCTGATTGCGCGCTCGATCAGCTACACCGTAGAAGCGGCGGTGGTGTTCAACGACAAGGCCGCTGCGACCGAAGCGCTGGCCCTGATCGCGTCCACCGAAGAAGTGGCGGACGCCCAGGTTTTCGATGCACACGGGCAGTTGCTGGCGCGTTGGCAGCGACCTGAGAACGGCCTGTTCTCCGAGCTGGAAATGCAGGTCGCCCGTACCATTCTGGAAAAGCCGATCAGCCTGTCGATCGTGCATCAGGACCGTGAAGTCGGCCACATTCTGCTGGTCGGCCACGGTGGCAGCCTGATGCGTTTCTTGTTAAGCGGTCTGGCGGGGATCGTCCTCTGTGCCGCGATCAGTGCCTGGGTCGGGCTGTATCTGGCGCGCCGACAGCTGCACGGCATTACCGGCCCGCTTCGCAGCCTCGCGGCAGTGGCCCACGCCGCCCGCAGCGAGCGCGCGCTGGATCGACGCGTACCGCCGGCGCAGATCGCCGAACTGGATAACCTTGGCAACGACTTCAATGCGCTGCTCGATGAACTCGAATCCTGGCAAACCCACCTGCAAAGCGAGAACGAAACCCTCGCCCATCAGGCCAGCCACGACAGCCTCACGGGCTTGCCGAACCGAGCGTTTTTCGAGGGGCGATTGATTCGCGCCCTGCGTAATGCCGGCAAGCTCAACGAGCGTGTCGCGGTGTTGTTTCTCGACAGCGACCGCTTCAAAGGCATCAACGATAACTTCGGTCACGCCGCCGGCGATGCGGTACTGGTGGCGGTCGCCAATCGGATCCGCGCGCAACTGCGTGAGGAGGATCTGGTGGCACGGCTTGGCGGTGATGAGTTCGCCGTGTTGCTCGCGCCGCTGCACAAGATCGAAGACGCCGAGCGTATTGCCGACAAGATTCTCGCCAGCATGGACATGCCCATTGCGCTGCCGGGCGACACCAGTGTGGTGACGTCGCTCAGTATCGGCATCGCGGTTTTTCCCGATCATGGCGTCACACCGGGCGCCTTGCTCAACGCCGCCGACGCGGCGATGTACCAGGCCAAGCGCCTGTCGCGTGGCGCTCAATTCACTGCCGGGTCGGAGAGCTCGGTCGTCAATCTTCAAACCAGGAGCTGATTCCCGTGTTCACATTTCCCGCTCGATTGTTTTCTGCCTTGCTGATGATCACCGTACTGGCGCTGACCGGTTGCCAGACCGCACCGCAAAAAGGCCTGAACCCGGCACAGATCGCCGTACTCAAACAACAGGGCTTCGAGCCGACCGACGAAGGTTGGGAGTTTGGCCTGTCAGGCAAAGTGCTGTTTGGCAGCGATATCGAAAGCCTGAACAACCAAAGCACCGAGATCGTCGAACGTATCGGCAAGGCGCTGCTCGGCGTCGGTATCGAGCGGGTGAGGGTCGATGGTCACACCGATGCGTCGGGCAAAGAGACCTACAACCAGCAACTGTCGCTGCGCCGTGCCAAGAGTGTGGCCAAGGTGCTGACCACCGTCGGCATGAAAGAAGAGAACATCCAGTTGCGCGGCCTTGGCAGCAGCGAACCGGTGGCGTCCAACAACACCCCCGCAGGACGCACCGAGAATCGCCGGGTGTCGATTGTGGTCAGCGCCGATTAATCGGCGAACTGCATCTCCCGCGTCTGCCCCATCAACAGGCCCTGATTGCGCTCAGTCACCTCGCGGATGTAATCCCACAACAGGGTGATCCGCTTGAGCTTCCTCAGATCCTCCCGGCAGTACATCCAGAACTGCCGGGTGATGTCGACTTCCTCGGGCAATACCGGCAGCAGGCGCGGATCCTGTGCGGCGAGGAAGCACGGCAGAATCGCCAATGAACGCCCTTGCTGCGCCGCGACGAACTGCGCGATCACGCTGGTGCTGCGCAGACTGGCGTTGGCGCCGGGCAGCACGTTCGCCAGGTACAGCAGTTCCGAGCTGAACGCCAGGTCATCCACATAACTGATGAATTGATGCTTGCTCAAATCCGCCGGGCGGCGGATCGGTGGGTGTTTGTCGAGGTAGTCCTGGGTGGCGTAGAGCTGCAAACGGTAGTCGCAGAGTTTGCAGCACACGTAGGGGCCGTGTTCCGGACGCTCCAGGGCGATGACGATATCGGCTTCGCGTTTGGACAGGCTGATGAAGTGCGGCAGCGGTAGGATGTCCACCGAGATCGCCGGGTAGGCGTCGACGAAATGGCTCAGCTGCGGGGTGATGAAAAAACTCCCGAAGCCTTCCGTGCAGCCCATGCGCACGTGCCCGGAAAGGGCCACGCCAGACCCCGAGACCTGCTCACAAGCCATGTGCAGCGTGCTTTCAATCGACTCGGCATAACCCAGCAAGCGCTGGCCTTCGGTGGTCAGGACAAAACCGCTGGTCCGCGATTTTTCGAACAGCAGCGTACCCAACGCCGCTTCCAGCGAACTGATGCGCCGCGACACGGTGGTGTAGTCGACGGCGAGCCGTTTGGCCGCAGTGCTGGCCTTGCGGGTGCGGGCGACTTCGAGGAAAAACTTGAGGTCGTCCCAGTTCAGCGACCCCAGGGAGGTGATGTTTTTTTGCATGATGGACGGGCTTATATGTGCGTTCTTATTAGAAGTTTGCACATCTATACTCCAAAAACAGTCCGACAACCAATTCGTGACACACGCCTCATCTCAAGGCGAACCTTTCGCCTTGGCTCCTACGATAAAAACAAGTTTCGGAGACCAGCATGAACGCATCGCTTACGCCCAACGAAACCACGATCCAGAAGGTCAAGCTGCTGATCGACGGCGAGTGGGTCGAATCGCAGACCACCGAGTGGCATGACATCGTCAACCCGGCGACCCAGCAAGTGCTGGCGAAGGTGCCGTTTGCCACCGCCGCTGAAGTCGATGCCGCCATCAGTGCCGCACACCGCGCCTTCCAGACCTGGAAGCTGACCCCGATCGGCGCGCGCATGCGCATCATGCTCAAGCTGCAGGCGTTGATCCGCGAGCACTCCAAACGCATTGCCGTGGTGCTGAGCGCCGAGCAGGGCAAGACCATTGCCGACGCCGAGGGCGATATTTTCCGTGGCCTGGAAGTGGTAGAACACGCCTGTTCCATCGGCACGCTGCAAATGGGCGAATTCGCCGAAAACGTGGCGGGTGGCGTCGATACCTACACCCTGCGCCAGCCCATCGGCGTGTGCGCCGGCATCACGCCGTTCAATTTTCCGGCGATGATTCCGCTGTGGATGTTCCCGATGGCCATCGCCTGCGGCAACACCTTTGTCTTGAAGCCTTCGGAACAGGACCCGCTGTCGACCATGCTGCTGGTGGAGCTGGCGATTGAGGCCGGCGTTCCGGCGGGCGTGCTCAACGTGGTGCACGGCGGCAAGGACGTGGTGGATGGCCTGTGCACCCACAAGGACATCAAAGCCGTGTCGTTCGTCGGTTCGACTGCGGTCGGCACCCACGTCTATGACCTGGCTGGCAAGCACGGCAAACGCGTGCAATCGATGATGGGCGCGAAGAACCACGCCGTGGTGCTGCCGGACGCCAATCGCGAGCAGGCACTGAATGCGTTGGTTGGCGCCGGTTTCGGTGCGGCGGGGCAACGTTGCATGGCCACGTCGGTGGTGGTGCTGGTCGGTGCGGCGAAACAATGGCTGCCGGATCTGAAAGCGCTGGCGCAGAAACTCAAGGTCAACGCCGGCAGCGAGCCGGGCACGGATGTCGGCCCGGTGATCTCGAAGAAAGCCAAGGCGCGGATTCTCGACCTGATCGAAAGCGGCATCAAGGAAGGCGCCAAACTGGAACTCGATGGGCGCGACATCAAGGTGCCGGGCTACGAGCAAGGCAACTTCGTCGGCCCGACCCTGTTCTCGGGCGTGACGACTGACATGCAGATCTACACCCAGGAAATCTTCGGCCCGGTGCTGGTGGTGCTGGAGGTCGACACCCTTGATCAGGCTATTGCGCTGGTCAACGCCAACCCGTTCGGTAACGGCACGGGCCTGTTCACCCAGAGTGGTGCGGCGGCGCGCAAATTCCAGAGCGAAATCGACGTCGGCCAGGTCGGTATCAACATCCCGATTCCGGTGCCGGTACCGTTCTTCAGCTTCACCGGTTCCCGTGGCTCGAAACTCGGCGACCTCGGCCCGTACGGCAAGCAAGTGGTGCAGTTCTACACCCAGACCAAAACGGTCACGGCGCGCTGGTTCGACGACGACAGCGTCAACGACGGCGTGAACACCACCATCAACCTGCGCTGAGGAATGGCCATGAAAATCGCATTTATCGGTCTGGGCAACATGGGCGCGCCGATGGCGCGCAACCTGATCAAGGCCGGCCATTCACTGAATCTGGTCGATCTGAACAAAACCGTGCTGGCCGAGCTGGAGCAACTGGGCGGCACCATTCGCGCCTCGGCCCGTGAAGCGGCCGAAGACGCCGAACTGGTGATCACCATGCTCCCGGCCGCGGTGCATGTGCGCAGCGTCTGGCTTGGTGAGGACGGCGTACTGGCCGGCATCGGCAAAGGCGTGCCGGCGGTGGATTGCAGCACCATCGATCCGCAGACTGCCCGCGATGTGGCCGCTGCGGCTGCCAAGCAGGGCGTGGCGATGGCTGATGCACCGGTTTCCGGTGGCACCGGTGGCGCGACCGCGGGCACGCTGACTTTCATGGTCGGCGCGAGCCCCGAGCTGTTCGCCACCCTGCAGCCAGTGCTGGCGCAGATGGGCCGCAACATCGTGCATTGCGGTGAAGTCGGCACCGGACAGATCGCCAAGATCTGCAACAACCTGCTGCTGGCGATCTCGATGGTCGGCGTCAGCGAAGCCATGGCGCTGGGCGATGCGCTGGGGATCGACACCTCGGTGCTGGCCGGGATCATCAACAGCTCGACCGGGCGTTGCTGGAGTTCGGAAATGTACAATCCATGGCCGGGCATCGTCGAAACGGCGCCGGCCTCGCGTGGTTATACCGGCGGTTTCGGTGCCGAACTGATGCTCAAGGATCTGGGGCTGGCCACCGAAGCGGCGCGTCAGGCGCACCAACCGGTGGTGCTCGGTGCGGTGGCGCAGCAGTTGTATCAGGCAATGAGCCAGCGCGGGGAAGGCGGCAAGGATTTCTCGGCGATCATCAACAGCTACCGCAAGCCGCAGTAAACAGGCATCGAATAGTGGGGTGAGCTTCTGTGGCGAGGGAGCTTGCTCCCGCTGGTCTGCGCAGCAGACCCAAACCCGGTAAATGCGTTTGCTCAGAGAAACCGCATTTACTGTATTTCCGACTGCTGCGCAGTCGTGTGGGAGCAAGCTCCCTCGCCACAGGTGGTTTCCCGGCTTTTTTATCGGAGGCAAAAAAGATCGCAGCCTTCGGCAGCTCCTACAGGTGGCGTAGATGTACACCCTGTAGGAGCTGCCGAAGGCTGCGATCTTTTGCTTGTCAGGCGAAGACGAAATACTTACGCACAGTCTCGACCACTTCCCAAGTGCCTTTCATCCCCGGTTCAACCACGAAGATGTCCCCTGCACGCAAGTGAATCGGCGCCATGCCATCCGGCGTGATCACGCAGTAGCCTTCTTGAAAATGGCAGTACTCCCACTTTACATAGTCGACTCGCCACTTGCCCGGCGTGCAGATCCACGTGCCCATGATCTTGCTGCCGTCTTCGCTGGTGTACGCGTTGAGGTTGACGGTGTGCGGGTCGCCTTCGAGTTTTTCCCATTTGCAGGCGTCGAGTACCGGCAGCGGGTGGGTGTCGCGCAAAACGGTGATGGGTGCGGTCATGGGTGAGCTCCAGGCAGGCCTTCAAACGGAAGCTGCACCGTATAGCGCCGCGTACTTTGCCGGTTGTCTGTACTCGACATTCAGTTGCTCATAAACGCAGCGACCGATTGCACCAAATGGTTAACGTACTGCGCCGGAACATATTTAAAGATCAGTATTGATCTGGAGCAGGGGGTGATGAACTTATAACAAAATTACTTGCATTAACTTGGCGTTTGATAGGCCGAGGCGGTCATCGTTAAGTTGCTCTGGATAGTTGCCGCCGACACGACGGGGTACGCCTCACCATACGCAGCCTTTGTTAAGTAAATATGTCTTCCCGACCGGTAGATCGCACCAAGCGAGTGCAGTATTTACGGGGTTGTGCACGCTCGTCTCAAATGATCGAAAAACTTTAAATAGTTCGTTGACTCTCCCCTTAAGGGCAGAGTTTAGATTTCCGCCGCGTGAGAAGTTGCTGTGGGAAAAGTTACTTCTCGTATACGGAAAATATGACTCAGTCACGACTTATAGGGAGATAAAAATGAACAATCCACTGGACTTGGAACAAGTCGTTACCAGCACCCGTGCGATTCTGGCGCAGTTGTTGGTGATGAGTGCTGATGAAATTGATCAACACAGCAGCATCGTCGAAGTCCTGGGGGCGGATTCGCTGGATATCGTCGACCTGAGCTTCCAGTTGGGTCGCCAATATGGCTGCACCCTGCCCAAGACCAGCGTGCTGGACCACGCGGTCGCTGTGTGTGGCGATGCCAGCGAGTTTCTCGCCAATGGCCGCATTACTGAAAACGGCAAGGCCCTGCTGGAGCAAAGCCTGAGCGCCTATGCGCCCGACCAGCTCAAGGCCGGC
Coding sequences within it:
- the recD gene encoding exodeoxyribonuclease V subunit alpha, translated to MNRTFADLSSGIDNPSSLAPLTSASDLLLLLDRWVERGWLRSLDKAFVGFLHELAPESDPLVLLAAALTSHQLGHGHVCLDLFETLKAPDFALSLPPEGDVQSGVLLLPSQLLETLDGAHWCKALASSSLVALAADNRDAAHQRPLVLSGKRLYLRRYWAYERRIDVALRTRLAQGETPPDDLPQRLDELFGPARPGAVIDWQKLACALATRGAFSIITGGPGTGKTTTVVRLLALLQAPAVEAGQPLRIRLAAPTGKAAARLTESISQQVQSLKVAETVREKIPCDVTTVHRLLGSRPGTRHFRHHAGNRLPLDVLVVDEASMIDLEMMANLLDALPPHARLVLLGDKDQLASVEAGAVLGDLCRDAEAGWYNPQTRQWLESVSGESLQDSGLHEDSDGSHPLAQQLVMLRHSRRFGEGSGIGQLARRVNQQLPEEARQLLTAGHYDDVFSLPLKGEHDHPFERLLLEGHGEGPQGYRHYLNVLRQQRPPAGRPLEHPDWINWARNVLQAFDTFQLLCAVRKGPWGVEGLNLRITEALLKARLIEHDQQWYEGRPVLMTRNDYGLGLMNGDIGIALKLPEREGPDAGKPVLRVAFPRNDGQGGVRFVLPSRLNDVETVYAMTVHKSQGSEFAHTALILPDALNPVLTKELIYTGITRAKHWFTLIEPRAGVFEEAVQRKVKRLSGLMLELEEAQG
- a CDS encoding YfiR family protein, producing MKVAVWATERVVRCTYALLVGLLCLLTGVASAQPQTVAGMAEQRAQSVTQVVLGILSYARWPVEPAQLHLCIVGPTEYTDDLVKGTTQATGRPVAVRRLLADNPAIVSECDAVYIGKLTADERSRLFASLIGHPVLSISEGGDQCTVGSLFCLRVGDDQVSFEVNLDSVARSGVRIHPSVLQLSRRKPAAP
- a CDS encoding diguanylate cyclase domain-containing protein, whose translation is MKLFRSRIRPTLGSVIGRGHLIVALVAVTMASVSLTLLGVLALRVYADHNLQLIARSISYTVEAAVVFNDKAAATEALALIASTEEVADAQVFDAHGQLLARWQRPENGLFSELEMQVARTILEKPISLSIVHQDREVGHILLVGHGGSLMRFLLSGLAGIVLCAAISAWVGLYLARRQLHGITGPLRSLAAVAHAARSERALDRRVPPAQIAELDNLGNDFNALLDELESWQTHLQSENETLAHQASHDSLTGLPNRAFFEGRLIRALRNAGKLNERVAVLFLDSDRFKGINDNFGHAAGDAVLVAVANRIRAQLREEDLVARLGGDEFAVLLAPLHKIEDAERIADKILASMDMPIALPGDTSVVTSLSIGIAVFPDHGVTPGALLNAADAAMYQAKRLSRGAQFTAGSESSVVNLQTRS
- a CDS encoding OmpA family protein translates to MITVLALTGCQTAPQKGLNPAQIAVLKQQGFEPTDEGWEFGLSGKVLFGSDIESLNNQSTEIVERIGKALLGVGIERVRVDGHTDASGKETYNQQLSLRRAKSVAKVLTTVGMKEENIQLRGLGSSEPVASNNTPAGRTENRRVSIVVSAD
- a CDS encoding LysR family transcriptional regulator; this translates as MQKNITSLGSLNWDDLKFFLEVARTRKASTAAKRLAVDYTTVSRRISSLEAALGTLLFEKSRTSGFVLTTEGQRLLGYAESIESTLHMACEQVSGSGVALSGHVRMGCTEGFGSFFITPQLSHFVDAYPAISVDILPLPHFISLSKREADIVIALERPEHGPYVCCKLCDYRLQLYATQDYLDKHPPIRRPADLSKHQFISYVDDLAFSSELLYLANVLPGANASLRSTSVIAQFVAAQQGRSLAILPCFLAAQDPRLLPVLPEEVDITRQFWMYCREDLRKLKRITLLWDYIREVTERNQGLLMGQTREMQFAD
- a CDS encoding CoA-acylating methylmalonate-semialdehyde dehydrogenase yields the protein MNASLTPNETTIQKVKLLIDGEWVESQTTEWHDIVNPATQQVLAKVPFATAAEVDAAISAAHRAFQTWKLTPIGARMRIMLKLQALIREHSKRIAVVLSAEQGKTIADAEGDIFRGLEVVEHACSIGTLQMGEFAENVAGGVDTYTLRQPIGVCAGITPFNFPAMIPLWMFPMAIACGNTFVLKPSEQDPLSTMLLVELAIEAGVPAGVLNVVHGGKDVVDGLCTHKDIKAVSFVGSTAVGTHVYDLAGKHGKRVQSMMGAKNHAVVLPDANREQALNALVGAGFGAAGQRCMATSVVVLVGAAKQWLPDLKALAQKLKVNAGSEPGTDVGPVISKKAKARILDLIESGIKEGAKLELDGRDIKVPGYEQGNFVGPTLFSGVTTDMQIYTQEIFGPVLVVLEVDTLDQAIALVNANPFGNGTGLFTQSGAAARKFQSEIDVGQVGINIPIPVPVPFFSFTGSRGSKLGDLGPYGKQVVQFYTQTKTVTARWFDDDSVNDGVNTTINLR
- the mmsB gene encoding 3-hydroxyisobutyrate dehydrogenase, with amino-acid sequence MKIAFIGLGNMGAPMARNLIKAGHSLNLVDLNKTVLAELEQLGGTIRASAREAAEDAELVITMLPAAVHVRSVWLGEDGVLAGIGKGVPAVDCSTIDPQTARDVAAAAAKQGVAMADAPVSGGTGGATAGTLTFMVGASPELFATLQPVLAQMGRNIVHCGEVGTGQIAKICNNLLLAISMVGVSEAMALGDALGIDTSVLAGIINSSTGRCWSSEMYNPWPGIVETAPASRGYTGGFGAELMLKDLGLATEAARQAHQPVVLGAVAQQLYQAMSQRGEGGKDFSAIINSYRKPQ
- a CDS encoding cupin domain-containing protein, giving the protein MTAPITVLRDTHPLPVLDACKWEKLEGDPHTVNLNAYTSEDGSKIMGTWICTPGKWRVDYVKWEYCHFQEGYCVITPDGMAPIHLRAGDIFVVEPGMKGTWEVVETVRKYFVFA
- a CDS encoding acyl carrier protein; translated protein: MNNPLDLEQVVTSTRAILAQLLVMSADEIDQHSSIVEVLGADSLDIVDLSFQLGRQYGCTLPKTSVLDHAVAVCGDASEFLANGRITENGKALLEQSLSAYAPDQLKAGMQPAQVFAATTVLNWAQQCRNLFNYLPSSCPDCSAHQAVLNERQQVVCGACSARLVPADGDEVSRQLVEQFVATHVKETV